In one window of Juglans regia cultivar Chandler chromosome 3, Walnut 2.0, whole genome shotgun sequence DNA:
- the LOC108990909 gene encoding transcription initiation factor TFIID subunit 8: protein MSHGGRNGTKGNEQLDYDTSSRPGANDFGRAVSKVAVAQVCESVGFQGFKDSALEALADIAIRYLRDLGKTASVYANSSGRTECNVFDIIRGLEDLEASQGFLGGSEVKNCLAGSGTVRGIVEYVGGAEEIPFAQPVPQFPVIKHRKLIPSFVQMGETPPGNHIPPWLPALPDPHTYIHTPVWNERATDPRTDKIEQARQRRKAERSLLSLQQRLLSSGSEGTSTSRSDAKESDGAQNNPFLGLPLQPGEKDVSLVVSPSKTSDEMVENIHVSVLEAFAPAIEAVKGGFSDDGEDGKNVLPNVRPAVQLKFRTGKKFLGESLDLSLQNKGVGRAASWVARDEERDDKKRRAELILRQSTEYPLELNQL from the coding sequence ATGAGCCATGGAGGTAGAAATGGTACGAAAGGTAATGAACAACTAGATTACGATACATCAAGTAGACCCGGAGCCAATGACTTTGGGCGAGCGGTGTCAAAGGTTGCAGTTGCACAGGTATGCGAGAGCGTGGGGTTTCAGGGCTTCAAAGACTCTGCTTTGGAGGCTCTCGCTGACATTGCAATTCGATACCTTCGTGACCTAGGAAAGACGGCGAGTGTCTATGCTAACTCATCTGGTCGGACAGAGTGTAATGTGTTCGATATCATTAGAGGGTTGGAGGATTTGGAAGCTTCACAAGGCTTTCTGGGTGGGTCGGAGGTAAAAAATTGTCTTGCTGGTTCGGGAACAGTGAGGGGGATTGTTGAGTATGTGGGTGGGGCAGAGGAGATTCCATTTGCGCAGCCAGTGCCTCAGTTTCCGGTGATTAAGCATCGGAAACTGAttccaagctttgtacaaatgGGTGAAACGCCACCTGGCAATCATATACCGCCATGGTTGCCAGCTTTGCCTGATCCACATACGTATATCCATACACCTGTATGGAATGAGAGGGCAACAGATCCTCGCACAGATAAGATTGAGCAAGCACGACAACGCAGAAAAGCAGAGAGGTCCTTGTTGAGTTTGCAGCAAAGGTTGTTGTCCAGTGGTTCGGAGGGAACTTCAACCTCGCGTAGTGATGCAAAGGAATCGGATGGGGCTCAAAATAACCCATTCCTTGGACTGCCTCTACAACCAGGGGAGAAAGATGTTTCTCTGGTGGTTTCACCGAGTAAGACTTCGGATGAAATGGTGGAGAATATCCATGTCTCCGTACTAGAGGCATTTGCTCCTGCCATTGAAGCGGTCAAAGGTGGGTTTTCTGATGATGGGGAAGATGGGAAAAATGTTCTTCCTAATGTGAGGCCTGCTGTTCAGTTAAAGTTTAGAACTGGCAAGAAGTTTCTAGGTGAATCATTGGATTTGAGCCTTCAGAACAAGGGTGTTGGGAGAGCAGCCTCTTGGGTTGCACGGGATGAGGAGAGGGATGACAAGAAGAGGAGAGCTGAATTAATTCTTAGACAGTCTACAGAATACCCGCTGGAACTCAATCAGTTGTAA